The following are from one region of the Cystobacter ferrugineus genome:
- a CDS encoding DEAD/DEAH box helicase yields MATELHFDCGTLVAPTLPDDGALRALFQRDARTGVYRSEARHYRRVVLRLRELGEPYEDRARRFEPLEVDLTAPVEPFPHQKAALEAWLKAGGRGLVELPTGAGKTLLAVLAIVQVKRPTLVVVPTLDLMTQWQGVLSRHLGQTVGMLGGGVSDRQPLTVTTYDSAAMQTEFHGNRFGLLVCDECHHLPAPSYRFIAEGSLAPYRLGLTATLERTDGGERVCEELLGPLVHRTDIRELQGRFLAPYEVRRIEVPLTPEEQTRHDEARKLYLGFIRQRGIRFDVPEGWARFLAESQRTEEGRAAYRAYREQRRIALTSSAKLDVLWRVLLEHREDRTLVFTDDNETVYTLARRLLLPALTHHTPVPERKALLAAFASGELPVLLTSRVLNEGVDVPEARVGVVLSGSGSVREHVQRLGRILRQRPGKRALLYEVCSAQTAESSISERRRQHRAYQEEGGEAC; encoded by the coding sequence ATGGCGACCGAACTCCACTTCGACTGCGGCACCCTGGTGGCGCCCACCCTGCCCGACGATGGCGCCCTGCGCGCCCTCTTCCAGCGGGATGCGCGCACGGGCGTGTACCGGAGCGAGGCGCGGCACTACCGGCGGGTGGTGTTGCGGCTGCGCGAGCTGGGCGAGCCCTACGAGGACCGGGCCCGGCGCTTCGAGCCGCTGGAGGTGGACCTGACGGCCCCGGTAGAGCCGTTTCCCCATCAGAAGGCCGCGCTGGAGGCCTGGCTCAAGGCCGGTGGGCGCGGACTGGTGGAGCTGCCCACCGGAGCCGGCAAGACGCTGCTGGCGGTGCTCGCCATCGTCCAGGTGAAGCGGCCCACGCTGGTGGTCGTCCCCACGTTGGATTTGATGACCCAGTGGCAGGGAGTGCTGTCGCGGCACCTGGGGCAGACGGTGGGCATGCTGGGCGGAGGGGTGAGTGATCGGCAACCCCTCACGGTGACGACGTACGACTCGGCGGCGATGCAGACGGAGTTCCACGGCAACCGCTTCGGACTGCTCGTGTGCGACGAGTGCCACCATCTCCCCGCGCCGAGCTACCGCTTCATCGCCGAGGGCTCGCTCGCGCCCTACCGGCTGGGCCTCACCGCCACCCTGGAGCGCACCGATGGGGGCGAGCGCGTGTGCGAGGAGCTGCTCGGGCCATTGGTGCACCGCACCGACATCCGCGAGTTGCAGGGGCGCTTCCTCGCCCCCTACGAGGTGCGCCGCATCGAGGTGCCCCTCACGCCCGAGGAGCAGACGCGGCACGACGAGGCGCGCAAGCTCTACCTCGGCTTCATCCGCCAGCGCGGCATCCGCTTCGACGTGCCCGAGGGCTGGGCACGCTTCCTCGCGGAGAGCCAGCGCACCGAGGAGGGCCGCGCCGCCTACCGGGCCTACCGCGAGCAGCGCCGCATCGCGCTCACCTCCAGCGCCAAGCTGGACGTGCTCTGGCGCGTGCTGCTCGAGCACCGCGAGGATCGCACGCTCGTCTTCACCGACGACAACGAGACCGTGTACACGCTGGCGCGGCGGCTGCTGCTCCCCGCGCTCACGCACCACACGCCCGTGCCCGAGCGCAAGGCACTGCTCGCCGCGTTCGCCAGCGGGGAGCTGCCCGTGCTGCTCACCTCGCGCGTGCTCAACGAGGGCGTGGACGTGCCGGAGGCGCGCGTGGGCGTGGTGCTCAGCGGCAGTGGCAGCGTGCGCGAGCACGTGCAGCGCCTGGGCCGCATCCTGCGCCAGCGCCCCGGCAAGCGCGCCCTCCTCTACGAAGTCTGCTCGGCGCAGACGGCCGAGTCCTCCATCAGCGAGCGCCGACGCCAGCACCGCGCCTACCAGGAAGAGGGGGGCGAGGCATGCTGA
- a CDS encoding response regulator, whose product MTADATPSYLFVDEDPLQLSALRRLLRDVPGTKRSATSAEEALRMAEEEPPSVVIAAYILPGMDGLSLIAALRSRTPGVLCGLHTTQLPGRDIIPPGITILLKPCPPERLRAFLLSGSGNAPK is encoded by the coding sequence ATGACCGCGGACGCCACGCCCTCCTATCTCTTCGTCGACGAGGATCCGCTCCAGCTCTCCGCGCTGCGCCGGCTCCTGCGAGACGTGCCCGGCACCAAGCGCTCGGCGACGAGCGCGGAGGAGGCGCTGCGCATGGCGGAGGAGGAGCCCCCCTCGGTGGTCATCGCCGCGTACATCCTGCCGGGTATGGATGGGTTGTCATTGATCGCGGCCCTGCGCAGCCGCACGCCTGGAGTGCTCTGCGGTCTGCACACCACGCAGTTGCCGGGACGCGACATCATCCCGCCCGGCATCACCATCCTGCTCAAACCCTGTCCTCCGGAGCGCCTGCGCGCCTTCCTGCTGTCGGGCTCGGGCAACGCGCCGAAGTGA
- a CDS encoding DUF790 family protein, with amino-acid sequence MLTRELLLFRTRDAKLRPSFVRRDDPGLLALAGELIASVEAGRGHSRDEVEEALALQAGAHARPKVARGLVKLLVDRMRFDEPAEGAVEARAAAFREAARVRLALPAGASVEHYEARLAALLPQPLSELREALYADLPGHRALLDWEALGSAELLDRYNLALAQGPLFDARRLTLRARAPELLRVRKVLRWLKFCRLVAEVRREGEDWVLEVEGPGAMLSLQKKYGLQLASFLSVVPVLARWQLTAAIETPRRRVTLVLDEKDPLVSPHGSALGHIPPEVASLAEGFEDAEWELDLLPLPRNVGATGLCVPDVTFRHRRTRREVALELFHAWHAGPLARRLEELRSRPDEGLLLGVDRALAKGPQERETLEAHPQVVLFHGFPSAKRLRARLSA; translated from the coding sequence ATGCTGACGCGCGAGCTGCTCCTCTTCCGCACGCGGGACGCGAAGCTGCGGCCCTCCTTCGTCCGGCGCGACGATCCGGGGCTGCTCGCGCTCGCGGGCGAGCTCATCGCCAGCGTGGAGGCGGGACGTGGCCACTCGCGCGACGAGGTGGAGGAGGCCCTGGCGCTGCAGGCCGGCGCCCATGCGCGGCCCAAGGTGGCGCGGGGGCTCGTGAAGCTGCTGGTGGACCGGATGCGCTTCGACGAGCCCGCCGAGGGGGCCGTCGAGGCGCGCGCGGCGGCCTTCCGGGAAGCGGCCCGGGTGCGGCTCGCCCTGCCCGCCGGCGCGTCCGTGGAGCACTACGAGGCACGGCTCGCCGCGCTGCTGCCCCAGCCCCTCTCCGAGCTGCGCGAGGCCCTCTATGCCGACCTCCCAGGTCACCGCGCCCTCCTGGACTGGGAGGCGCTCGGCTCCGCGGAGCTGTTGGATCGCTACAACCTCGCGCTCGCCCAGGGCCCGCTGTTCGACGCGCGGCGGCTGACGCTGCGGGCGCGGGCGCCAGAGCTGCTCCGGGTGCGCAAGGTGCTGCGCTGGCTCAAGTTCTGCCGGCTCGTGGCCGAGGTGCGGCGCGAGGGCGAGGACTGGGTGCTGGAGGTGGAAGGCCCCGGCGCCATGCTCTCGCTGCAGAAGAAGTACGGGCTGCAACTGGCGAGCTTCCTGTCGGTGGTGCCAGTGCTCGCCCGCTGGCAGCTCACCGCCGCCATTGAAACGCCCCGGCGCCGGGTGACGCTCGTGCTCGACGAGAAGGACCCCCTCGTGTCACCTCATGGGTCCGCGCTCGGCCACATCCCCCCGGAGGTGGCGTCGCTCGCCGAGGGCTTCGAGGACGCGGAGTGGGAATTGGATCTGCTGCCCCTGCCGCGCAACGTGGGAGCCACGGGGTTGTGCGTACCGGACGTCACCTTCCGTCACCGCCGGACGCGGCGAGAGGTGGCGCTGGAACTCTTCCATGCCTGGCACGCGGGCCCGCTGGCTCGGCGGTTGGAGGAGTTGCGATCGCGGCCAGATGAGGGATTGTTGCTGGGAGTAGACCGAGCGCTCGCCAAGGGTCCCCAGGAGCGCGAGACACTGGAGGCACACCCACAGGTGGTGCTCTTCCATGGTTTTCCATCGGCGAAGAGACTGCGCGCGAGGCTCTCTGCGTGA
- a CDS encoding response regulator, with translation MRRLVILSPHRPSRELLSRLLAEPDLRVIALSDADEVLDTLADEEPALVVVDARRPDEDHPLMLGLLKRRYPRQPLITLVPGRLRVFDGNEERVRDVQDGSAEGLHVLLGELQRATRDLLAQHLLRVLRPPTGEA, from the coding sequence ATGCGCCGCCTCGTCATCCTCAGCCCCCACCGGCCCTCCCGGGAGTTGCTGTCCCGCCTCCTGGCGGAGCCCGATCTGCGGGTGATTGCCCTGTCGGACGCGGACGAGGTGCTGGACACCCTCGCGGATGAGGAGCCGGCCCTGGTGGTGGTGGATGCGCGCCGGCCGGACGAGGACCATCCGCTGATGCTGGGCCTGCTCAAGCGGCGCTACCCGCGCCAGCCCCTCATCACCCTGGTGCCCGGGCGCCTGCGGGTCTTCGACGGCAACGAGGAGCGTGTGCGCGACGTGCAGGACGGCTCGGCCGAGGGACTCCACGTCCTGCTCGGCGAGTTGCAACGCGCCACGCGCGACCTGCTGGCCCAGCACCTGCTCCGAGTCCTCCGTCCTCCCACCGGCGAGGCCTGA
- a CDS encoding helix-turn-helix transcriptional regulator, producing MAKKLATRLGECARAARQRLNLTQEDVAERVGIATEVYGRLERGNMLPSVPTFRKLCAVLSLSADEALGLSTEGPASWTPPAPPPEASEPAELRRLMRRARQLDRNSLRVLSLVAAHLGQKNG from the coding sequence ATGGCAAAAAAGCTGGCAACCAGGCTGGGAGAGTGCGCGCGCGCAGCCCGGCAGCGCCTCAACCTCACACAGGAAGACGTGGCGGAGCGAGTCGGTATCGCCACGGAGGTGTACGGGCGCCTGGAGCGGGGAAACATGCTTCCGAGCGTCCCCACCTTCCGCAAGCTGTGTGCCGTGCTGTCCCTGTCCGCGGATGAGGCCCTGGGATTGTCCACCGAGGGTCCCGCTTCCTGGACACCTCCCGCGCCGCCTCCCGAGGCCAGTGAGCCCGCGGAGCTGCGCCGCCTGATGCGGCGCGCCCGCCAGTTGGATCGCAACTCGCTGCGCGTGCTGAGCCTGGTGGCCGCGCACCTGGGGCAGAAGAACGGGTAG
- a CDS encoding MbtH family protein encodes MSDAEDTTVYKVVVNHEEQYSIWPADRELPLGWKEAGKQGRKAECLEYIKEVWTDMRPLSLRKKMEEAAKNKS; translated from the coding sequence ATGAGCGACGCCGAAGACACCACCGTCTACAAGGTCGTGGTCAACCACGAGGAGCAGTACTCCATCTGGCCCGCGGACCGCGAGCTTCCCCTGGGTTGGAAGGAGGCCGGCAAGCAGGGACGGAAGGCCGAGTGCCTCGAGTACATCAAGGAGGTGTGGACGGACATGCGCCCCTTGAGCCTGCGCAAGAAGATGGAAGAGGCGGCCAAGAACAAGTCCTGA